TTCACACAGCGCGTCGACCAGACGTCGTCCTCTGGCGGTGCAGGCATCTACACCGCCTGGCAGTCGATCGCCTCGGGAACGAGCGACATGACGCTGCTGGTCGGCGGGGAGAAAATGACCCACCGCTCGACGTCGGAAACGACCGACATCATCGCCTCGGTAACCCATCCCGTCGAGTACAAACACGGCGTGACGCTGCCGAGTTTCGCAGGCTTGACCGCCCGGCTGTATCTGGATACGTACGATGCGCCACGGGAAAGCCTCGCCACGGTGGCAGTGAAAAATCATAGAAACGGTGTTGACAATCCACACGCCCAGTTCCGAAAGGAAGTCGACACCGAAACTGTACTCAACTCGCCGATCGTGGCCGATCCGCTTCGGCTGTACGACTTCTGTCCAATAACTGATGGAAGTTCGGCGCTGTTGTTCTGCCCGCTCGAAGACGCAGCCCAGTACACAGAGGACTACGTTTCTATTGCGGGCATCGGTGGCGCGACGGACACACACGTCGTTCACGAGCGGACGGATCCGACAACGATGGGAGGCGTCGTCGAGAGCGGACAACAGGCCTACGAGATGAGCGACTACTACCCCGAAGACATCGACGTGGCCGAGTTACACGATATGTTTACCATTCTAGAGTTCCTTCAATCAGAGGGGTTGGGCTTTTTCGATCCGGGGCAGGCGTGGAAGGCCACCCAAAACGGAGAGACTGCCAGTGACGGGCAGCTCCCGATCAACACGTCCGGCGGACTCAAATCGAAAGGGCACCCTCTCGGTGCGACGGGGGTCGCACAGGGGTATGAGATATACAAACAGCTCATCGACGACGCAGGACCGCGGCAGGTCGAGGCGGATGTCGGGCTGGCCTGTAACGTCGGTGGGTTTGGCAACTGCGTCACGACCGTGATCATGGAGGACGAACGATGAGCGAACGAAACGCACTAACGGCAACCCGATATGCGGACGGCACTATCAGCTATCCCGGCCATCCGGTCGGCCCGAATGGGAGCGAACCAGTCGACACCATCGATCTGAGCGAACACACGGCGACGGTGGTGACGTGGACGACCAGCACTGCAACGCCGCCCGGAGTGCGCGAACCGAACCATCTGGCGATCGTCGAGTTCGACATCGACGGGCAGTCGGTTCGCGCGATCGGCCAGCTCACGGACGATGACGTGGAGATCAACGACACCGTTCGACCTGTGTACACAGAACAACTCCGCGAACCCGGTGTGGGTATCCGTGAACCCGAGAGCCAAGAATGGGATGGTTACCGGTTCGAGCCGGTGGAGTAATTTTTCCGATCAGGTAAAAGACGGCATCACTTCTTCGGCGACGACCTCACAGAACGCCGTCTGGTCGGGACTCGAACTCTGAAAGACGATGTGATCGAAGCCACACTCGACGTACTCTTCGGTGACAGCGAGCAGATCCTCGGGATCTGTGGTGATGACGAACGCATCTTTCAGCACCTCGGTACTGAGGAGATCACCGTGGGCTTGGAGGTAGCGTGGATCGGCAACGTTCTGTTCGAACACCATCGGGAGCAGCGTGAGCCGCCAGGGGAGACACGGCTCAACGGCTTGCTGTTCGGTTTGGGCGTACGAACAGTGGATATGAACCGTCTTTTCGACGTCGGTGAGCGACTCGTTTCGGTCGGATTTCTCGACACCGCGTTCGACGGCGGGAAACAGCTCTTCGGTGACTGTTTCCGTGTCTTCATACACGGTGACGAACCCATCACCCAGATCACCGGCCATTCTAGCGGTGGTCGGGCCCCCTCCTGCGATGTGAATCGGTGGGGCATCGTTCGGCCCGGTGTAGAGGTTCGCTCCGTCAAGCGACCAGAACTGTCCGTCGTAATCGACGAACTCCTCTTCGAACAGCGTGCGGATGATCCGGATCGCTTCGGCGGTCCGGCGGGCGCGCTCGCCGTAGGCGGGCCACGGATTCCCAAGCGGGCGCTCGTTCAGCGCTTCTCCCGTTCCGATGCCGAGAAACACCCGATCGGAAGCCAATTCGAGCAGTGTTGCGAGCCTGTGAGCGACGTTCGCGGGGTGGTACCGGTTGAGGATCGCCGTCACCCCTGTTCCGATTTCGATTTCGTCGGTTCGCTCGAGGGCTGCTGGCAGCCACGACCAGCAGTTGCCACCGTTTGCAGGCGTTCCATCCGAGTGATGGTCGAACCACGGATGAAAGTGATCGTTGACCCAAACGCTGTCGAACCCGGTCTGTTCTGCGAGAACTGCCTGTTCAAGACACTCCGTTGGGGAGAACTCTTCGAGTGACGCGAAATAGCCAAAGCGAGTCATCGTACGCTCAGTCTCGTCGGGCAGTGAGAAAAACGTACGGTGACCCCAGAGCCGATCCGCAGACGGGCGACTGACTTATCCGTCTCTCACCGATTGTAACGGCTATGACTGCCAGAGACGTGTTCGATCGGCTCGAACTGACTGATTACGAACGGGATGCGCTGATCGATCTGTTCGATCTCGGCCGCACGACGGCTCCGAACCTCGCTGAGGCGACCGGGATTCCGAAGGCACGCATCTACGACGTACTGGGTTCACTCGCCGATGACGGATACGTAGAGGTGATTCCAGGTCGACCGAAGGAGTACATCGCAAAACCGCCCGACGCAGTGCTCGATCGAGCCACAGAGAACGAACGACAGTCGTTCGAACGATTCAAACAGGAGGTCGAACGGAATCGAGAGGCGTTTCTCACGGAGTTCCAGCCGCGCTATGAACACGCGACAGAAGGCGACCGACCGGCCGAAGAGCTGTTTCGGGTCGTTGATGTGGGAGAACCGAGCGAGTCCGGGACGCGGCGAATCTACCACACCGCGACCGAGAGCGTCCGTGTGTTGAGCAAAGCCTTCGAATATCTCGACCGCATCGAGCCGGCGTTCGCCGATGCGGTCGAACGGGGGCTTGACGTACGGATCCTGCTGTTGTCACCGAACCGACTCGCACCACCGGCGCGAGACCAGCAAGCGGACACCGTCGCTCACATCACCGACACGTATCCGAGCGTCGGAATTCGGTACAGCGATCGCCCGCTGCCGTGGCGTGGAACGATCGCGGATCCGAGCATGGAATATGACAGCGGGACCGCAATCTTGCTCGTTCAAGAAGACGAAGTGCCAAACCACATGCGACAAGCCGCGATCACCGAAAACGGCTCGTTCGTCGCTGGCGTGGGCCGGTACTTCGATTTAGTGTGGACTCACGAGAGCGACGAAGTCGGAGAGCGCCACGCCAACACGCCGTAACCGTATCCGACGCCGACCACGGCGGTGAGGACGAACACCATGAGTAACTGTGCGAACCCGGCGATCGAGGGCCGTCGAATCATCTCGAAAAGTCGTCGTGGGATGAATTTCCGGACCAATTGACCCAAAAACGCAGACTCTTCGGCTGTCACCGGCTTCTGTCCGGTTGCTTGTCGAAGATTATTCGACTCTGTCACCGGCTTCTTGTCGATTGCTTGAGGAACTTCGTTTCTCTCTGTCGCCGTCGTGTCGGAAAGCAACACCGCCATCCCGCGTTTCGAGTAGCCTTGCCAGAACGCACGGGTTACGAGCCACCGCATATCAGTTCGGTATTCAAACACTTTGTGGGCGACCCGCGCGTCGGGGGTGTAGAACACACCGACGCCGTACCGGTTTCGGAGTCGTGCACAGAGTTCCGTCTCGCCACCTTGGAGCTGTTTGTTCCCCTGTCGTCCGCCGATCTCCGTATCGAACCCACCGAGTTCCTGAAACACCGCCCGCCGCATCGAGAAGTTAGAGCCGGGAGTGTTTCGGACCTCGCCCGGTCCGTCGGCAAAGCCACGATGAGTGACACCGATCAGCCAGTAAAACTCGGCAGGGAGAAACGAAGGCTTGTCCGCAATCCACTCCGGCGTCATCTTTCCGCCGACTGCGAGTGGATACTCGTGGTCGAGATCAGTATTGACGTCCCGTTCTCGATACGCCCGTGCGAGTTCGGCGAGCCACTCGGGGTGTGCGACGGCGTCGTCGTCGAGAAATGCTACGACGTCTCCCTGCGCGAGCGATGCACCGGTGTTTCGGGTGGCAAGCAGCCCCCGATTGGTTGCTTGGAGGCGAACCCGCACGTCCGGATGATCGCCGAACTCTGCTTGAACCTGCTGAGCGACCGTCGGGTTGCCGTCGCTGACGACGATGAGTTCGCGGTCGGAATACGTTTGGTCGAGCACGCTCTCGATGGCATCCCGAAGGGCGGGCAATCGGTCTTCAGTGTGGGTACAGACGACGACCGAGATTCGCATATCCCTCCTCAGAGATCGATGGATAGGGGTGTTTCGTCTCAGCGGACGTGTAGATGGTTTCCAAAGTTTTATCCGCGTTTTTGCGTTCCACTCACCCAATGAATCAGCGAACCGGGCAACAGACAACGGTGAGCCAGGAGCAGCTGTTGGAGTGGATGATGAAGTGGTATCACGTGCCGATACTCCTCGGGTTGCTCGCGTTCATGTTCTGGAATCGGGTGCGGACGTGGCAACGGTTCGTAACCGACAACGGCGTGTTTTTCTCGGGCAACGACGCGTGGTATCACCTTCGACAGACAACCTACACCGTCCACAACTGGCCCTGGACGATGCCGTTCGATCCATGGACGCATTTCCCGATCGGGACTGCGTCAGGGCAGTTCGGAACGTTTTACGATCAGATCGTTGCGACCGTCGCGCTCATCGTCGGGCTGGGTAGCCCGGATCAGGGAACGATCGAGCTCACGCTTCTGTTTGCGCCCGCTGTATTCGGAACGCTCACGGCGATCCCGGTGTACTTCATCGCGCGCCGGATCAGCGGACGGCTCGGTGGACTGACGGCGGTGCTCGTGCTTTCGTTCACGACCGGGGCGTTCCTCCAGCGGACACTGGTCGGGTTTTCGGACCATCACGCTGCGGAGGCGTTCTTTCAAGCCGTCGCCGTTCTCGGACTGATGGTTGCTCTCAAGGTGGCCAAAGAAGAGAAACCCGTGTACGAGCTGCTCATAGCGCGTGAAACCGATGCGCTCTATCGGCCGCTCAAAGCCGCGTTGATCGCGGGTGTTGCGATCGCGCTGTACATCTGGGTGTGGCCACCGGGAATCATGATCGCCGCGGTCTTCAGCGTCTTTTTCATCGTACAGCTGTCGCTTGATTATCTCCGAGGGCAGAGCCCGGAACACACGGCGTTCGTCTCTATCAGTGCGTTCGTCGTTGCTGGACTGCTCGTTGCCAGCCGGATCTCGACGCTTTCGTTCACGGCGACCGACTTCTCCTTGCTTCAGCCTGCGCTGTTGGTGATCGTGGCTCTCGGTCTCGCTGTGATGGCCGCGATCGCACGGGGATTCGACGCGAAGGGAATCGATCGACGGCTGTATCCGATCGTGATTCTCGGCGGAGTCGTTCTTACGGTAGGGACTGTCGCGCTCGTGTTCCCCGACCTGTATTCGTACATGGTGTCACAGTCGCTACGTTTCATCGGACTGTCGACGACCGCCGCTCAGCGCACCGTCACCGAGGCCCAGCCACTCAGCATGGATTCGAACGCACGCAACTACTGGGCCAGCATCATGAACGCCGCTTATGGACTCGCGTTCTATCTCGCTATCGTCGGGGTGTTCGTCGCACTCGTTCGGATCGTAACCGACGACGACACCCATCCCGAAAAGCTGCTGTTGATCGTCTGGGGGGTGTTCATGACGCTGGCGGTGTTCACACAGGTCCGATTCAACTACTACTTCGTGCTGCCAGTCGCCGTTTTCACGGGATATCTCGTCGGTACCATCGCCCGGTTTCTCGGTCTCGATGCTGTCTCGACGGTCAGCGACATCGAGATTCATCAACTGTTGACCGTTCTTACCATCGTCTTCCTTATTACCAGCCCATTTATCGCTGTTGGAAACTCAAACGCGCCCGGACAGGCCAGTTCACAGGGGATCGGCGTTTCGACGATCCAAGCGGGTCAGAACAACGCTCCCGATGGGATCGCCTGGCAGTCAAGCCTCTCGTGGCTGTCGAACGACACACCAGAGGAGGGACGCTACGGAAACCCCAACGGCACAGCGATGGAGTATTACGGAACGTACGATCAGACAGACAACTACCAGTATCCGAACGGAGCGTACGGCGTCATGGCGTGGTGGGACTACGGTCACTGGATCACGGCACGGGGCGAGCGTATTCCGAATGCGAACCCGTTCCAACAGGGCGCAAAGACCGCTGCCAACTTCCTGCTGGCCACTAACGAGAGCAACGCGACCGACCTCATTGACGGTGCGGAGTCGACGCGATACGTGATGGTTGATTGGCAAATAGTGAGTGTACGCTCGAAATACGCTGCACCGACGCAGTTCGAGACGAATCACAGCATCACAGCGAACGATCTTGCAGTTCCGCTGTACCAAGAGAACTCACAGACAGGAATGTACCGAGCGATCACTAGGATCCCGACCCAGCGCCACTTCGAGAGCCTGCGCACGCGGATGTACCTGTTCAACGGCAGTGCGGTCGAACCGAAACCGGTCGTGTTCGATTGGGACGAGCAGCCAGTACAAACTGAAAGTGGACCCGTGACGATCCGTACGCTGCCATCGGATGGTTCGAATCCGTTCAAGCAGTTCGACAACATGAGCGCTGCTCGAGAGTACGTCGAGCAGGATAACTCATCTCGACTCGGGGGGATGAATACACCGTCGGAGCCGATTCCGGCGTTGAAACATTACCGGATGGTCCATGTGAGCACAGAGACTGGTCCCCAGTCCGTCAACGGTCAGCCGTGGGTGAAGACGTTCGAGCGCGTTCCGGGGGCAACCGTAAACGGGACCGGACCGGCGAACACAACCGTGACGGCCAACGTCACGATGCGAATGTCAAGTACAGGTGAGACGTTCACCTACGAACAGCACGCTGAAACCAACGAGCAAGGACAGTTCACGATGACGCTTCCGTATTCGACGACGGGCTACGAAAAGTGGGGCCCCGAGTCGGGTCACACGAACGTGAGCGTCCGAGCGACTGGTCCGTACACGTTCAGCACGAACGCGACGAACGAGAGCACCACGGCCAACGTGACCGAAGCCCAAGTCATCAAAAACGATTCAGATCCAGTTACGGTGACGATAGAAGGGGGAAACCAGTCCACAAACGAAACAGCCAACACGAGCCAAGCAGTTGATAGTACCGAGATGCGCACTGTAGACGACGTTGGAGCTACTGGAGCGAAATCAAACACACAACGCAAAACCGAACACGAACCAAAAGCGAAGGTGGCCTAATGGCGGAGAGCAGCTTACGCGAATGGCTGATCGTGTATCTCAAAGGGCTGTGTATGGGGGCCGCCGACTCGGTACCCGGCGTGTCCGGCGGCACGATCGCACTCATCACAGGGATCTACGAGCGGCTGATCGATGCCATCGCGGGATTGGATCCACGCGTCTTAGAACATCTCCCGCGACTGCACACCGAAGACGGACGCGCCGCGTTCGTTCATGACCTCATCGAGATGGACGTTCCGTTCCTGGTCGCGCTCGGAGGCGGAATGGTGACGGCGCTCGCCGTCATGTCCGGGATCATGCACGCGGCGATGGATCAGTTCCCGACACCGACCGCCGCGTTCTTCTTCGGGTTGATCGCGGCCGCCGCCGTCGTACTCTTTCGGTACGTATCGGTCGATTCCCCGGGACGGATCGCCGCGGGGCTGATAGGATTCGGGCTTGCAGTGTACGTTGCGGGCTTCACTGAGGGCAGTGGTGGCTCCGGCTCGCTGGTGATCCTCTTTGGGAGCGGCGCGCTTGCGATCAGCGCCATGGTGTTACCGGGGGTCTCGGGGGCGTTCATCCTCTACATGCTGGGACTGTACGAATACATGAGTGGGCTGCCAGGAGAATTCATTTCCGAACTCTCTTCGTTCGTGGGAAGCGGTGACCCGAGCGCGCTGATCGCGGTCGGCACCCCGATCGCGGTGTTCATCGGCGGTGCACTCGTCGGACTGTTCACGATCGCACACGCCGTCAACTACGCACTCGAACATTATCACGAGGCGACGTTGACGTTTCTGGTGAGCCTGATGGTTGGGTCGTTGCGAGCTCCGATCAGTGATATAGCGGCGAACGCTGGTGATCTCTCCCCAGCGCTCATCGGAGCGAGCGTCGTCACCGGCATCGGAGGCGCGTTCCTGGTGATCGCTCTCGATCAGTTCACTGAAGACATCGAATTCGGTACTGACGAACAGCGACCGCCACGAACCGAAACGCCAGTGAACGACTGACTTATCGTTCACACGATGATTTTGCCAGAGCGTCGCTGGATTAGTCTCACTATGTAAGGGTGCAGATAGAACGGTTTTTATTCAGGCATCTCCTCGTATGACTATGCTCAGTGACGTGATGGAGGACTATCTGAAAACCATCTACGTGCTCCACCAGGAGACTGGCACACAGGTTGCCACGTCCGCTATCGCCGATCGGATGAACGTCACGTCACCAACCGTTACGAGCATGATCGACAAGCTCGAAGAGCGCGGGCTGGTCGAACGGGAGAAGTACAAGGGCGTCGAGCTCACCCCAGAGGGGGAGACGGTTGCGATCGAGGTCCTCAGACACCACCGGCTCATCGAGGCGTATCTCGCAAGCGAACTCGATTACGACTGGACGGACGTTCACGAGGAGGCCGACCGCCTCGAGCATTACATCAGCGAACGTTTCGAGAAGCGTATCGCCGAGTTGCTTGGGGATCCGCGCGTGGATCCACACGGCGATCCGATTCCGACGGCAGATCTCTCTCCGCCACAGGAGGAATCGGGCCAGCGGCTTATCGACTGTGACGTGGGCGAGCACGTCGTCATCAAACGGGTCCGCCACCGTACCGACGAGGAACTCCGGTATCTCTCCGAGGCTGGCGTCACTCCGGGCACCGAAGTCGAGATCATCGAAATCGCCCCTTTCGGGATGATAACGGTCGATGGCGAGCACGGACGCCAGAGCCTTCCTGATGAGATCGCGCAGCTGATCCGCGTTACGCCGGTCGCTGAACTCGTACAATAACAACCCACCTATTTCCACTTTTTTTACGCTCGGGTGGCTGCGCCACCCGAACGCAAAAAAGGTGGGATTTAGGTAGATGCATCGTCCCAGTTGAGTCGTGCGCATCGAGAACAGTTTCATTCCGGTGAGTGGGGTGGGAGAGACGACGGAGCGAAAGCTCTGGCAGCAGGGTATCACTCACTGGGAGGAGTTCGAACGTGACGCGGTGGGTGAGACGACGGGCGAGCGGATCGAGTCGTTCATCGAGACGGCCAGAGCGCGACTCGACGCGAACGATGCCCACTTTTTCGACGACGCGTTTCCGAGCAAACACCAGTGGCGGCTGTACGAGAACTTCCGGAACAAAGCCTGCTTTTTCGACATTGAGACCACGGGGTTGAACCACTCGACCGACGAGGTGACGACCGTCAGCGTCCATCGGGACGACACAACCCGAACGTTTGTCAACGACACCGATCCTGTCGTCGGTGAACCGCTCGCGCCCGAGAAGATCCGCGCGACGATCGGGGACGCACCACTGCTCGTGACGTTCAACGGCAAACGCTTCGACGTTCCCTTCCTCGAAACGGCGCTCGATATCGATATCAACGTACCCCACATCGATCTCATGTATCCCTGTAGACAGCTCGATCTCACCGGCGGCTTGAAACGGATCGAGAAGACGGTCGGCATCGATCGAGACCGGCCAGACATCACGGGCCGTGATGCCGTCCGTCTGTGGCGGGAGTACGAACGCGGTGACACCGATGCACTGACGACGCTGGTCTCGTACAACCGCGACGATACGGTGAATCTGCGGCGATTGATGGACCACGTCGCGGAAACGCTGCACGACGACGTGTTTGCGTCGGTCTGTCAGTACTGATCGGTCGGTCGCCGGCCCTCCGTAGCGGGTGAGTGATCCACGACGGTGATATCCGTGATCGTGAGTGCCTCCGGCACGTACTCGTTCGTCCGTGGAAGGTGTGCACCGGTCGGTGAGAGGGTGGTTTCCATGAGTGCCTGATCGACGCCGTAGACGCTGTGTTCTTCGGGAAACAACGGGACGGCATGGGCCGTACAGCGATGAAACAGGGGTATCCATCCTTCATCGACGTACTCGACTTCGATCTGTAGTGTGTCACCTGCTTTGAGCGTACACGTATCCTCGTGAAAACTACAGGTGGCGTGACAAGGGTCGCAATCACTGCCGACGAACTGACCGATCAGATCCCGTTGTGGCGGATCGACCATTTAAACACCCACTCCTGAAGTTGATTTTCACAGCACCCATCAACCATAGAATTGTGTCTCTCGCCAACGGTAATAACTCTCGTGGTCGAACGCAGTCCACGAACTGAAGAGGACTACTCTCCGACGTTTCGATCGCGCCACGCACGGAAGGAGTCGATCGGCGTTTCCTCGAAGCGCTCGATACACGGAACGTCGTGGGGGTGCTCGGCTTGCACTGCCGTCACGAGATCGTCGTACCGCTCGTCGGTCGTTTTTGCGAGGAGGATCGCTTCCTCGTCTGCAACGGTCTCACCTTCCCACCGATAGACGGATCGACAGTCGACGACGTTGACACAGGCGGCGAGCCGATCTTCAAGCAGTCCCGTGGCGAGTTCGTCAGCGTCCGATCGCGGACACGTGATGAACGCAGTCGGCATACGTTACTTCTCGATCGGATTGTAGCTGCCAGTGATATCCCAATCGTGGAGGCAGTACGGATCGCCGACATCGCCGTCGACGACCCAGTTGTTACGTTCTGGCTGCCACACGTCCGTGCGGCCACAGCGTTCACACGTCCGTTCACGCGGCGGGTTGATCGTAACCATGCAACACATTGTGGTCCCGGCCTGTATCAATCGTTCGACGGCGACTGTTACCCACCACTTTGACTACGACGGCGAGCGTAGCTTCAGTCGCTGGATCACTTTCGTTCCAGCATGGATATCGACGAACGATCACCACTGACGAATCACGATACTCATGGTGTACAAAAAAATCACCCTCATTGGGACCAGTGAGGACGGATTCGATTCGGCGACGGCGAACGCTATCGATCGAGCGGAGCAGACGCTCGACAATGTGCTCTGGGTCGAAGTCGAAGATCTGGGCGTCGAGATTGCAACCGCGGACACCCGCGAGTACCAAGCCGAGGTCGAAGTGGCGTTCGAATTAGCGGACTAACCGGACGATCGTCATCCGCGTCACGTCCGGAACGATTCACCACAGCCACACTCACTCACCACGTTCGGATTCTCGACGTGGAATCCGGCCCCCTGCAGTCCTCCTTCGAAATCTAGTACGCTTCCCTCGATGTACTCCATGCTAGCTGGATCGACGAACACGCGTAGACCGTGGTGTTCATACACCGTGTCGTCGGCCTCTGGCTGGAGATCGAACCGCATCCCGTACGAAAGACCGGCACATCCCCCTTGCTGAACGAACAGCCGGAGACCCGCCTCCGTGATATCCATATCCTCGCCCTCTAACAGATCGATTGCCTCCTCCGCAGCCGTCTCTGTTACAGTGATCGGCGTGTCCGACTTGACCGTAGAACTCATAGTTCTCACTACCGGACGGAAGCTGTTAATCCTAACGCACACCTACACGAACCAGGGACGACCCCGTCTCGTGAACGACAACATAATATTTCTGAATAGACATATATGTAATATTACATTAACATTATATCCAATTCGAAAATATATGTTGATTGGGTGTGCGTATCAGATGCTGACGCAACTCGGCAGTGGTTAACCCCTCGCTGGCGCGACCTTCATCCGACGGGTCCGATCGTGATTAGGAGGGACGGGTGCTCTGGCGCTCGTTTCTCTCGATGCCAACACAACGATGTGCCAGCGTGATGGGACGCTGCCTCTCTGGACCCGACCGATGGTAATTCGTATTGCGTGTCACGAGCGCCGGTGTGATTGACCGACACACTGACGCTCGATTCGTTTGTTCGGGTTAGTCGTCTCGTTCTTTGAGCCGTGCTTGCGCGCGTCGAAACACGCCTCGAAGCGAGCTTACTTCCCGTCGTGTGGGATGAGCCCGGCCGAGGAGGCGTCGCCAGAGACGTTGCAGCCGTGTTCGTTGTTCAGGTTCGGCTTCGATTGGTTCGAGAAAGGTGGCAAACTGATCGTGTAGTCCTTCGAGATCCCGTTCGGGCGCGCGGACGATCTCGTCGGGGTGTTGAGTTTCTTCGAGCGTCACGGTTCGGAGTTCATAGAGGACGACGGTCGCTGCTTGCCCAAGGTTGAGTA
The sequence above is drawn from the Halocatena salina genome and encodes:
- a CDS encoding thiolase C-terminal domain-containing protein is translated as MRDVAVIGASMSKFGQREAWLQELLAQAGTACLRDGNVDPEEIEHLYVSNMASGEFEGQTGASNALAHDIGVLPAFTQRVDQTSSSGGAGIYTAWQSIASGTSDMTLLVGGEKMTHRSTSETTDIIASVTHPVEYKHGVTLPSFAGLTARLYLDTYDAPRESLATVAVKNHRNGVDNPHAQFRKEVDTETVLNSPIVADPLRLYDFCPITDGSSALLFCPLEDAAQYTEDYVSIAGIGGATDTHVVHERTDPTTMGGVVESGQQAYEMSDYYPEDIDVAELHDMFTILEFLQSEGLGFFDPGQAWKATQNGETASDGQLPINTSGGLKSKGHPLGATGVAQGYEIYKQLIDDAGPRQVEADVGLACNVGGFGNCVTTVIMEDER
- a CDS encoding OB-fold domain-containing protein; the protein is MSERNALTATRYADGTISYPGHPVGPNGSEPVDTIDLSEHTATVVTWTTSTATPPGVREPNHLAIVEFDIDGQSVRAIGQLTDDDVEINDTVRPVYTEQLREPGVGIREPESQEWDGYRFEPVE
- a CDS encoding TIGR03557 family F420-dependent LLM class oxidoreductase, with translation MTRFGYFASLEEFSPTECLEQAVLAEQTGFDSVWVNDHFHPWFDHHSDGTPANGGNCWSWLPAALERTDEIEIGTGVTAILNRYHPANVAHRLATLLELASDRVFLGIGTGEALNERPLGNPWPAYGERARRTAEAIRIIRTLFEEEFVDYDGQFWSLDGANLYTGPNDAPPIHIAGGGPTTARMAGDLGDGFVTVYEDTETVTEELFPAVERGVEKSDRNESLTDVEKTVHIHCSYAQTEQQAVEPCLPWRLTLLPMVFEQNVADPRYLQAHGDLLSTEVLKDAFVITTDPEDLLAVTEEYVECGFDHIVFQSSSPDQTAFCEVVAEEVMPSFT
- a CDS encoding TrmB family transcriptional regulator; this translates as MTARDVFDRLELTDYERDALIDLFDLGRTTAPNLAEATGIPKARIYDVLGSLADDGYVEVIPGRPKEYIAKPPDAVLDRATENERQSFERFKQEVERNREAFLTEFQPRYEHATEGDRPAEELFRVVDVGEPSESGTRRIYHTATESVRVLSKAFEYLDRIEPAFADAVERGLDVRILLLSPNRLAPPARDQQADTVAHITDTYPSVGIRYSDRPLPWRGTIADPSMEYDSGTAILLVQEDEVPNHMRQAAITENGSFVAGVGRYFDLVWTHESDEVGERHANTP
- a CDS encoding glycosyltransferase family 2 protein produces the protein MRISVVVCTHTEDRLPALRDAIESVLDQTYSDRELIVVSDGNPTVAQQVQAEFGDHPDVRVRLQATNRGLLATRNTGASLAQGDVVAFLDDDAVAHPEWLAELARAYRERDVNTDLDHEYPLAVGGKMTPEWIADKPSFLPAEFYWLIGVTHRGFADGPGEVRNTPGSNFSMRRAVFQELGGFDTEIGGRQGNKQLQGGETELCARLRNRYGVGVFYTPDARVAHKVFEYRTDMRWLVTRAFWQGYSKRGMAVLLSDTTATERNEVPQAIDKKPVTESNNLRQATGQKPVTAEESAFLGQLVRKFIPRRLFEMIRRPSIAGFAQLLMVFVLTAVVGVGYGYGVLAWRSPTSSLS
- a CDS encoding oligosaccharyl transferase, archaeosortase A system-associated: MNQRTGQQTTVSQEQLLEWMMKWYHVPILLGLLAFMFWNRVRTWQRFVTDNGVFFSGNDAWYHLRQTTYTVHNWPWTMPFDPWTHFPIGTASGQFGTFYDQIVATVALIVGLGSPDQGTIELTLLFAPAVFGTLTAIPVYFIARRISGRLGGLTAVLVLSFTTGAFLQRTLVGFSDHHAAEAFFQAVAVLGLMVALKVAKEEKPVYELLIARETDALYRPLKAALIAGVAIALYIWVWPPGIMIAAVFSVFFIVQLSLDYLRGQSPEHTAFVSISAFVVAGLLVASRISTLSFTATDFSLLQPALLVIVALGLAVMAAIARGFDAKGIDRRLYPIVILGGVVLTVGTVALVFPDLYSYMVSQSLRFIGLSTTAAQRTVTEAQPLSMDSNARNYWASIMNAAYGLAFYLAIVGVFVALVRIVTDDDTHPEKLLLIVWGVFMTLAVFTQVRFNYYFVLPVAVFTGYLVGTIARFLGLDAVSTVSDIEIHQLLTVLTIVFLITSPFIAVGNSNAPGQASSQGIGVSTIQAGQNNAPDGIAWQSSLSWLSNDTPEEGRYGNPNGTAMEYYGTYDQTDNYQYPNGAYGVMAWWDYGHWITARGERIPNANPFQQGAKTAANFLLATNESNATDLIDGAESTRYVMVDWQIVSVRSKYAAPTQFETNHSITANDLAVPLYQENSQTGMYRAITRIPTQRHFESLRTRMYLFNGSAVEPKPVVFDWDEQPVQTESGPVTIRTLPSDGSNPFKQFDNMSAAREYVEQDNSSRLGGMNTPSEPIPALKHYRMVHVSTETGPQSVNGQPWVKTFERVPGATVNGTGPANTTVTANVTMRMSSTGETFTYEQHAETNEQGQFTMTLPYSTTGYEKWGPESGHTNVSVRATGPYTFSTNATNESTTANVTEAQVIKNDSDPVTVTIEGGNQSTNETANTSQAVDSTEMRTVDDVGATGAKSNTQRKTEHEPKAKVA
- a CDS encoding DUF368 domain-containing protein, producing the protein MAESSLREWLIVYLKGLCMGAADSVPGVSGGTIALITGIYERLIDAIAGLDPRVLEHLPRLHTEDGRAAFVHDLIEMDVPFLVALGGGMVTALAVMSGIMHAAMDQFPTPTAAFFFGLIAAAAVVLFRYVSVDSPGRIAAGLIGFGLAVYVAGFTEGSGGSGSLVILFGSGALAISAMVLPGVSGAFILYMLGLYEYMSGLPGEFISELSSFVGSGDPSALIAVGTPIAVFIGGALVGLFTIAHAVNYALEHYHEATLTFLVSLMVGSLRAPISDIAANAGDLSPALIGASVVTGIGGAFLVIALDQFTEDIEFGTDEQRPPRTETPVND
- a CDS encoding metal-dependent transcriptional regulator; translation: MLSDVMEDYLKTIYVLHQETGTQVATSAIADRMNVTSPTVTSMIDKLEERGLVEREKYKGVELTPEGETVAIEVLRHHRLIEAYLASELDYDWTDVHEEADRLEHYISERFEKRIAELLGDPRVDPHGDPIPTADLSPPQEESGQRLIDCDVGEHVVIKRVRHRTDEELRYLSEAGVTPGTEVEIIEIAPFGMITVDGEHGRQSLPDEIAQLIRVTPVAELVQ